A window of the Synechococcus sp. JA-3-3Ab genome harbors these coding sequences:
- a CDS encoding S-layer homology domain-containing protein: MGSVEGEKALQHQLNRLKQSRRSLPPAGTWLRAAGFALLLGLLSACQGTEWGERLQRAVRPVGLPPPLSADRPETPTPLPGSRSPSAPATPPASFTPPPSQVSSRFTDLEPGSLVARAVSDLDRLGVFADIVGSEFQPQRSVRRGEFARWLVLANNVIHADQPSRQIRLGSAGERPLFLDVPEEDPNFRYIQALGAAGLVVGDANREFRPNSLLSRAELIRMKAPLDLPPGQIKGSRAELEERWGFTDAAQIPDEAVAPLVADRSLENASTVLRTFGPIRTFNPFEPVSRGEAAIALSAFGERTAQEAALPTPTPAAEPPDPEPSPPVAEPDQTPSPPPTPEGDPSPSATGNSKPPAVTPGAGEIVTPREPQP, encoded by the coding sequence ATGGGCTCAGTAGAGGGGGAGAAAGCATTGCAGCATCAGCTCAATCGGCTCAAGCAGTCTAGGCGGTCGCTGCCTCCAGCCGGCACCTGGCTCAGGGCCGCTGGTTTTGCCTTGCTGCTGGGGCTGTTGTCGGCCTGTCAGGGAACCGAGTGGGGAGAGCGGCTGCAAAGAGCGGTGCGACCGGTGGGCCTGCCTCCCCCTCTCTCCGCCGACCGACCGGAGACGCCCACGCCTCTGCCGGGATCCCGCTCCCCCTCTGCTCCTGCCACCCCCCCTGCTTCCTTCACGCCCCCGCCCAGCCAGGTCAGCAGCCGTTTCACGGATCTGGAGCCCGGATCCCTGGTGGCCCGTGCTGTCTCTGATCTGGATCGGCTGGGTGTCTTTGCCGATATTGTTGGCAGTGAGTTTCAGCCGCAGCGTAGCGTTCGTCGCGGCGAATTTGCCCGCTGGTTGGTGCTGGCCAACAACGTCATTCACGCCGACCAGCCCAGCCGCCAAATCCGTTTGGGATCCGCTGGCGAGCGCCCCTTGTTTTTGGATGTGCCGGAGGAGGATCCCAACTTTCGCTACATCCAGGCCCTGGGAGCTGCCGGCCTGGTGGTCGGCGATGCCAACCGCGAGTTCCGCCCCAACAGCCTGCTGTCGCGGGCAGAGCTGATCCGCATGAAGGCACCTCTGGATTTGCCGCCCGGCCAGATCAAGGGATCCCGAGCAGAGCTGGAGGAGCGTTGGGGCTTTACCGATGCGGCCCAGATCCCCGACGAGGCCGTTGCCCCCCTGGTGGCGGATCGCAGCCTGGAGAATGCCTCCACGGTGTTGCGCACCTTCGGCCCCATCCGCACGTTTAACCCCTTTGAGCCGGTCAGCCGCGGGGAAGCGGCGATTGCCCTTTCGGCCTTTGGGGAGCGAACGGCTCAGGAAGCTGCCTTGCCAACCCCAACTCCCGCAGCCGAGCCCCCCGACCCTGAGCCTTCTCCTCCTGTTGCCGAGCCAGACCAGACCCCTTCCCCTCCT
- a CDS encoding DUF3181 family protein: MAQVPSNPEIEQLAAAIGEEVYIDVARWHLYLRDAHLHTLLAEQLAPQVRAGKVDEDAVTEILQRIPVKVGGGRKELPLADLLPMQSLLNLLDVLEEFSRKWAQ, translated from the coding sequence ATGGCCCAAGTGCCCAGCAACCCAGAGATCGAGCAGTTGGCCGCTGCCATTGGCGAGGAAGTTTACATCGATGTAGCCCGCTGGCACCTCTACCTGCGGGATGCCCATCTGCACACCCTCTTGGCAGAACAACTGGCCCCCCAGGTGAGGGCAGGCAAGGTGGATGAGGACGCGGTCACGGAGATCTTGCAACGGATCCCGGTAAAAGTGGGGGGTGGGCGCAAAGAATTGCCCCTGGCGGATCTGTTGCCGATGCAAAGCCTGCTGAACTTGTTGGATGTGCTGGAGGAGTTCAGCCGCAAATGGGCTCAGTAG